A window of Komagataella phaffii GS115 chromosome 1, complete sequence contains these coding sequences:
- a CDS encoding Essential protein, which yields MTSKERHNQVSEILNSGKYITPARKRELLKNLSADSTSEEYQLVQWDKLVRSINGAINRVSIHNIKGIIIELFQLNLLRGRGVLVKSVLKSQTAAPAFTNVYSSLIAVLNSKIPEIGKLLIERLIVQFQNSFLNNEKAKCFAAVTFIAHLVVQNVAHEIIALQLMFLLLENPTDDSLDIACTLMTEVGAYLEENAVSATYSIFERIRNVLQEGLVSKKTQYKIEILLKLRRNKFEGHSGILKELDLVEDEDQITHTIGLDDKCDEELNLNVFHYERNYDELDEKYNLIKLQILGDDDEDEVDSSSDSDEEEEEEEGEEQEEVEQKQEQDEERKDQNTIKNQLTDLTAANLVEFQKNVYLTMMSSMSADEAVHKLLKLPAVSDKSPELQLINIIVKGCAQEKTYSKFYGLVGEKLCSYSNIWHKSFKEAFKNSYHTLSELELKHIRNVGKFWGHLFASDRLGWEIWEIVTLTESETTPFSRVFLKFLFQELVGELGVKKVQERLHEDYIQPYIRGIFPTSDQEHLRFSINFFTSIGLGVLTEEMRIILQTTPQEIELGHRSPSPSNSKRLKI from the coding sequence ATGACGTCAAAAGAACGGCACAACCAAGTATCGGAGATTCTGAACAGTGGGAAGTATATAACCCCTGCTAGGAAACGGGAACTactgaagaatttgagCGCAGACTCAACGTCTGAAGAGTATCAGCTGGTTCAATGGGATAAACTTGTAAGGTCCATTAATGGGGCCATCAACAGGGTCAGCATACACAATATTAAGGGAATAATAATAGAACTATTTCAGCTGAATTTGCTGAGAGGCCGTGGAGTCCTTGTCAAGAGTGTCTTAAAGTCACAGACAGCGGCGCCAGCTTTTACCAATGTCTATAGCAGTTTGATAGCGGTACTAAACTCCAAAATCCCAGAGATTGGCAAACTCTTGATAGAAAGATTGATagttcaatttcaaaattccTTTCTGAATAACGAGAAGGCGAAATGTTTTGCTGCTGTTACATTTATTGCCCACTTGGTCGTTCAGAATGTTGCTCATGAAATCATTGCACTACAGCTGATGTTCCTTCTGCTAGAAAACCCGACGGACGACTCTCTGGATATTGCATGCACACTAATGACTGAAGTTGGTGCTTACCTGGAAGAGAACGCTGTTTCTGCTACTTACTctatttttgaaaggatAAGAAATGTCTTGCAAGAGGGGCTAGTAAGCAAAAAGACACAATATAAAATAGAGATATtattgaaattgagaagGAACAAATTTGAAGGGCATTCTGGAATTCTAAAGGAATTAGATTTAGTAGAGGATGAAGACCAGATAACTCACACCATTGGGCTGGATGACAAATgtgatgaagaattgaatTTGAATGTCTTTCACTATGAACGTAACTACGATGAGTtggatgaaaaatacaaCTTGATAAAACTACAAATCTTGggtgatgatgatgaagacgagGTTGATAGTTCATCTGacagtgatgaagaagaggaagaggaagagggagaggaacaagaagaagtagagcaaaaacaagaacaagatgAAGAACGAAAGGATCAAAACACCATTAAAAATCAATTAACCGACCTTACTGCAGCAAATCTCGTTGAATTTCAGAAGAACGTGTATCTTACAATGATGTCAAGTATGAGTGCTGATGAAGCGGTTCACAAATTACTCAAGTTACCAGCTGTCAGCGACAAATCCCCAGAACTACAATTAATAAACATCATAGTCAAAGGGTGTGCTCAAGAGAAAACCTACTCCAAGTTTTATGGTCTTGTAGGTGAGAAGCTTTGTTCATACAGTAATATTTGGCAtaaatctttcaaagaggCATTTAAAAACTCTTACCACACACTTTCAGAATTAGAACTAAAGCATATTAGAAATGTAGGTAAATTTTGGGGTCATCTGTTTGCGAGTGATCGATTGGGATGGGAAATTTGGGAAATTGTTACTCTAACAGAAAGTGAAACTACTCCCTTTAGCAGAGTCTTCCTGAAATTTCTCTTCCAGGAGTTGGTTGGCGAATTGGGTGTCAAGAAGGTTCAAGAAAGGTTGCACGAGGATTACATTCAACCCTATATTAGAGGCATTTTCCCCACTAGTGACCAGGAGCACTTGAGATTTTCTATTAATTTCTTCACATCCATAGGGTTAGGAGTCCTCACTGAAGAGATGAGGataattcttcaaactACACCCCAAGAGATCGAATTAGGACACAGGTCGCCATCACCTTCGAATTCTAAAAGACTGAAAATTTAA
- a CDS encoding Putative metalloprotease, which produces MSSIKIENYYADAKAPIVSLSAKSHFNELTSQERKYAHYMSRASHWGTRVVLRSVSPESEVIYDLIISIHKHVNSDYSDLTKHLGEVAVQQYLEFASQFLSNLGNYKSFGDVKFIPRLPRPDFETLVEWTNSETVLQLFELVKDDLYSLDEKNILLGWNTDGHVSSYYLNKVSKVEAEVVNAALASKGIMPENTRVEKLSDSEYRVHVASADISNNTGYYPDSIDYKDADGKSYTITFKFGDHAAEFSQIVSNLVEAKKYAANETQVKLLEHYIQSFTTGSMNAHKDSQIEWVRDIGPSVETNIGFIETYRDPSGVRGEWEGLVAMVNKERTEKFQKLVSSAKHFIQLLPWPKAFEKDVFTPPDFTSLEVLTFAGSGIPAGINIPNYDDVRINIGFKNVSLGNILSARSASEPVTFIDESLVDVFNKYRSESFEVQVGIHELLGHGTGKLLQETGDNSYNFDINSPPIGLDGKPVSTFYKKGETWGSVFGSIAGSAEECRAESVAMFLVTNRELLEIFGYSTKEEQDNIIHISFLQMARAGLVALEQWDPKTRKWGQPHMQARYAILRTFLDAGEDFVTLKYTKGGDFSDLRIELDESKISTVGQKAIGNFLQQLHILKCSADVNGLTKLYNSITTVTEEIAQFRDTILAKRLPRKQYIQGNTLLEDDTAVVKEYAENEIGLIQSFVDRDV; this is translated from the coding sequence ATGAGCTCCATCAAGATTGAGAATTACTACGCTGATGCCAAGGCCCCTATAGTATCTTTGTCGGCCAAATCCCatttcaatgaattgaCCTCTCAGGAAAGAAAGTACGCCCATTACATGTCCAGGGCTTCCCATTGGGGAACTAGGGTTGTTCTTAGATCAGTTTCTCCAGAATCTGAAGTAATATATGACTTAATCATCAGTATTCATAAACATGTCAATAGTGACTACAGCGACTTAACTAAGCATTTGGGGGAAGTGGCAGTACAGCAATATCTGGAATTTGCTTCGCAGTTTTTGTCGAACTTAGGAAATTATAAATCTTTTGGCGATGTCAAGTTTATTCCAAGATTGCCCAGACCTGATTTTGAGACCCTAGTCGAATGGACCAATAGTGAGACTgttcttcaattgtttgaacTTGTAAAGGATGACTTATACTCATTAGATGAGAAGAACATACTTCTTGGATGGAATACTGATGGTCATGTCAGTTCTTACTACTTGAACAAAGTCTCAAAGGTAGAGGCTGAAGTTGTTAACGCAGCACTTGCTTCTAAGGGGATTATGCCTGAGAATACACGTGTTGAAAAGTTGTCTGACTCAGAATACAGGGTTCATGTTGCAAGTGCTGATATTTCTAACAACACAGGTTACTATCCAGATTCAATTGATTACAAAGATGCTGATGGAAAGTCATATACAATCACTTTCAAATTTGGAGACCATGCTGCAGAATTCTCTCAAATTGTCAGCAACCTTGTCGAAGCTAAAAAGTATGCCGCCAATGAAACTCAAGTGAAGTTGTTAGAGCACTATATCCAGTCTTTCACCACTGGTTCTATGAACGCTCACAAAGATTCTCAAATTGAATGGGTAAGAGACATTGGTCCATCTGTCGAGACCAACATTGGTTTCATTGAAACGTACAGAGATCCAAGCGGTGTCAGAGGTGAATGGGAGGGTCTTGTTGCAATGGTGAATAAAGAAAGAACcgaaaaatttcaaaagcttgTCAGTAGTGCCAAACACTTCATCCAGCTGCTGCCTTGGCCCAAAGCCTTTGAGAAAGATGTCTTTACTCCTCCTGACTTCACCTCCTTGGAGGTACTCACTTTTGCCGGATCTGGAATTCCTGCAGGAATTAATATTCCCAATTATGATGACGTTAGGATTAACATTGGTTTTAAGAACGTTTCCTTGGGTAACATTTTGTCAGCTAGATCTGCCAGCGAACCAGTTACCTTCATTGATGAATCATTGGTTGATGTTTTCAACAAATATCGAAGTGAATCATTTGAAGTTCAAGTCGGTATTCATGAGCTTCTAGGCCATGGGACAGGTAAACTTCTACAGGAAACTGGTGATAATTCGTAcaactttgatatcaatagTCCTCCAATTGGCCTGGATGGAAAACCTGTTTCAACTTTTTACAAGAAGGGGGAGACTTGGGGATCAGTATTTGGATCTATTGCTGGTTCAGCTGAAGAATGTAGGGCCGAATCTGTAGCCATGTTTTTGGTTACTAACCGTGAGCTTTTGGAGATTTTTGGCTAttcaaccaaagaagaacaggATAATATCATCCACATCAGCTTCTTACAAATGGCTCGCGCCGGTCTGGTTGCTTTGGAGCAATGGGATCCCAAGACAAGGAAATGGGGTCAACCTCATATGCAGGCAAGATATGCTATTCTGAGAACGTTCCTAGATGCTGGTGAGGACTTTGTCACTCTCAAGTACACCAAAGGAGGAGACTTTTCGGATTTGCGTATAGAGTTAGATGAGTCAAAGATATCCACCGTTGGACAGAAAGcaattggaaactttttACAACAGCTTCACATTCTGAAGTGTTCTGCTGATGTCAATGGTTTGACTAAACTATACAACTCTATCACAACAGTGACCGAAGAAATCGCACAGTTTAGGGACACTATCTTAGCCAAGCGTTTACCAAGAAAGCAGTATATCCAAGGTAACACGTTACTCGAAGATGACACTGCTGTTGTTAAGGAATACGCTGAGAATGAAATCGGCCTgattcaaagttttgttgaCAGGGACGTCTAA
- a CDS encoding Peroxisomal biogenesis factor 8 produces MYRLGSQGRSIQSQLQNGDSSSGRPLQLQGTGMREAQRIPQQLDYLLAEIISPNEDTNVIGYLAYYYPKLKNEQNVALLTDFFLRCPTYFSHSNVVSLRNNYPVMEAFNYIMTTKFKVSQPTVPFYRFYAAVLASLLNCEKTDPSHHWKLIPILTGVLLSIKGRDDVELYPDHSRSIKGSDTAVAQLLQRCLLRFYQSGDARSYDLNALVIISMSCALDYVEDDTIKKILYCFNYTRAIIDLIYYSPYGLNDSDIPLLSDSSVNSQSFDQLLNNNPALKHLNRLSFLFERTVKLNDGSIQSNLNDIDISLNKMQSFSEKLSKKISVLDDDSSKGVGQLLRQCLYASIIIHQAILTTFFQLDNADYTKYFLPSFSRKILSILFNLFFIVDRIGTGGFQPYNFVYLTCLQGIIQYDMKTAESLVKTFTTGINYSSLKDSEVARAKLLFTLNLMEQIVNICSDDLRLELIVPLVEDLVNNKNACVDIHNHVFKSIFESAHSVILKFFTVVDSSVKNVDYETNVTLVSEKIIPYLTLVIDQFPEFLSINQLDIAIETISRTVFPDSPIYSYDKNISSMFLNVLFNKCLTVDNDELVELPAIEAVVAPKNDEENNTSDAQDGGPKELQSLNDLKSRRSALISALISVFPLIPVKDYTKWLSIAFYDLIVATPERTERAFLQERLWDCVVGTNKYDPQKGNLGIMWWYENVNAQSTAKL; encoded by the coding sequence ATGTATAGATTGGGATCTCAGGGAAGGTCGATACAAAGCCAGCTTCAGAATGGCGACTCAAGTTCGGGACGACCACTACAGTTGCAAGGAACTGGGATGAGAGAAGCTCAGAGGATTCCTCAGCAGTTGGATTATCTTTTGGCGGAGATTATCTCTCCTAATGAAGACACCAATGTTATTGGATATCTAGCTTATTACTATCCGAAACTGAAGAATGAACAGAACGTGGCACTTTTGActgatttttttcttagatGCCCAACCTACTTTAGTCATTCAAATGTAGTATCTCTGAGAAACAATTACCCAGTGATGGAAGCCTTCAATTACATTATGACTACAAAGTTCAAAGTCTCCCAACCAACGGTTCCCTTCTATAGATTCTATGCTGCTGTGCTGGCAAGTCTACTGAACTGCGAAAAGACCGATCCATCGCACCATTGGAAGCTGATTCCAATACTAACTGGAGTCCTTCTCAGCatcaaaggaagagatGACGTTGAGCTATATCCCGATCATAGCAGGTCTATCAAGGGAAGTGACACTGCAGTGGCCCAACTGTTACAGAGATGTTTATTAAGATTCTACCAATCCGGTGATGCAAGAAGTTATGATTTGAATGCCCTCGTCATAATATCCATGAGCTGTGCCTTGGATTACGTTGAAGATGATACCATCAAGAAAATACTGTATTGTTTCAATTATACAAGAGCTATCATTGATCTTATTTATTATTCTCCTTATGGTCTCAATGATAGTGACATACCGCTATTGTCGGACTCTTCCGTTAACTCACAGTCTTTCGACCAGCTACTTAACAACAACCCCGCGCTGAAACATCTGAACCGATTATCGttcctttttgaaaggACTGTAAAGTTGAACGATGGTAGTATTCAATCAAATCTtaatgatattgatattTCCTTGAACAAGATGCAAAGCTTCAGCgagaaactttcaaagaaaatttcCGTTCTAGATGATGATAGTAGCAAAGGGGTTGGCCAGCTTCTCAGACAGTGTTTATATGCTTCAATCATCATTCATCAAGCTATCCTGACGACGTTTTTCCAGTTGGATAATGCAGACTATACAAAGTATTTTTTGCCGtcattttccagaaagattctttccattttATTTAACTTATTCTTCATTGTGGACAGAATTGGAACGGGTGGATTCCAGCCCTACAACTTTGTGTATTTAACATGCTTGCAAGGGATAATTCAGTACGACATGAAAACTGCCGAATCACTTGTGAAGACATTTACCACTGGCATTAACTactcatctttgaaagattctgAGGTTGCAAGGGCTAAACTTTTGTTCACTCTCAATTTGATGGAACAGATTGTGAATATTTGCAGCGATGATCTAAGATTGGAACTAATCGTACCGTTGGTAGAAGATTTGGTGAACAACAAAAATGCATGTGTTGATATTCATAATCATGTGTTCAAGAGTATATTTGAATCTGCTCATTCAGTTATCCTTAAGTTTTTTACTGTGGTGGACTCTTCCGTAAAGAATGTTGACTATGAGACAAATGTTACATTAGTATCAGAAAAGATCATCCCTTATTTGACGCTTGTCATTGATCAGTTTCCGGAATTTTTATCAATTAATCAGCTGGATATTGCAATTGAGACTATTAGTCGTACCGTATTTCCAGACAGTCCCATCTACAGTTACGACAAGAACATCTCATCTATGTTTTTGAACGTCTTGTTTAACAAATGTTTAACCGTTGACAACGATGAGTTAGTTGAGTTGCCCGCAATCGAGGCAGTAGTTGCACCTAAGAACGACGAAGAAAATAATACGTCTGACGCGCAAGATGGCGGACCTAAAGAACTTCAGTCATTGAATGATTTAAAATCCAGAAGATCGGCATTGATTTCTGCTTTAATCTCAGTTTTCCCTCTTATTCCCGTGAAGGACTACACTAAATGGTTGTCAATTGCTTTCTACGACTTGATTGTAGCTACCCCAGAAAGAACGGAACGTGCATTTTTGCAAGAACGATTGTGGGACTGCGTTGTTGGAACCAACAAATATGACCCTCAAAAGGGAAATTTAGGTATAATGTGGTGGTATGAGAATGTAAACGCCCAATCAACCGCAAAGTTATAA
- a CDS encoding 60S ribosomal protein L18: MGKVHTSKQHVKTSHRKAPKSENTYLKSLVELYSYLARRTDAEFNKKVRRALNFSKINRPPVSVGKISQALKKEENAGKIVVVVGTVTDDITLLEFPQATIAALRVTATARAKILKAGGEILTLDQLALKAPQGENTLLLAGSRTAREACRHFGFGPHQKKAPRILSTGRKFEKARGRRQSRAFKV, encoded by the exons ATGGGTAAAGTTCACACATCCAAGCAGCACGTTAAAACCTCCCACCGTAAGGCTCCAAAGTCTGAGAACACCTACTTGAAGTCCCTGGTTGAGTTGTACAGCTACCTTGCTC GTCGTACTGACGCTGAGTTCAACAAGAAGGTTAGAAGAGCTCTgaacttctccaagatcaaCAGACCTCCTGTTTCTGTTGGTAAGATCTCCCAAGCTCtcaagaaggaggagaaCGCCGGAAAGATCGTTGTCGTTGTCGGTACCGTCACCGATGACATCACTTTGTTGGAGTTCCCACAAGCCACTATTGCTGCTTTGAGAGTCACTGCTACTGCCAGAGCTAAGATCTTGAAGGCTGGTGGTGAAATTTTGACCCTAGACCAATTGGCTTTGAAGGCTCCTCAAGGTGAGAACACCTTGCTTTTGGCTGGTTCTAGAACCGCCAGAGAGGCCTGCAGACACTTTGGTTTCGGTCCTCATCAGAAGAAGGCCCCAAGAATTTTGTCCACCGGAAGAAAGTTTGAGAAAGCTAGAGGTAGAAGGCAATCAAGAGCCTTCAAGGTATAA
- a CDS encoding 40S ribosomal protein S19: MFVDSLLTSFRDVPAQDFINAYAQFLQRQGKLDVPGYVDIVKTSSHNELPPQEAETWFYKRAASAARQIYLKQNIGVGNLNRKYGGAKNRGCRSGRHTDASGSVNRKALQALEKLGVVELSPKGGRRITPNGQRDLDRIAAHTLQEEDDE, from the coding sequence ATGTTTGTAGACAGTTTATTAACATCTTTTAGAGACGTCCCAGCTCAGGACTTCATTAACGCCTACGCCCAGTTCTTGCAAAGACAAGGTAAACTAGATGTTCCTGGTTACGTTGACATTGTCAAGACCTCGTCCCACAACGAGTTGCCTCCACAGGAAGCCGAGACTTGGTTCTACAAGAGAGCCGCTTCCGCCGCCAGACAAATTTACCTGAAACAAAACATTGGTGTTGGAAACTTGAACCGTAAGTATGGTGGTGCCAAGAACCGTGGATGCAGATCTGGAAGACACACCGATGCTTCTGGTTCCGTCAACAGAAAGGCTCTTCAAGCTCTTGAGAAGCTCGGAGTTGTTGAATTGTCTCCAAAGGGAGGTAGAAGAATCACTCCTAACGGACAAAGAGATTTGGACCGTATTGCTGCTCATACTTTGCAAGAGGAGGACGATGAATAG
- a CDS encoding Catalytic subunit of an adoMet-dependent tRNA methyltransferase complex (Trm11p-Trm112p) produces MAKWYLVYLAQSHPGFRKAELESIADLLDIEASFESHDMDHPFMTVLLEDDEQAMKLAQRSIFVRGVYELWGEGSDLDSLHADVKSKSSHYWPDYMTCSFKFDLVGYQGKRNRKDQVQLFESFAYLAFEGPIKMKQPDQIFTILEEYHVVGREPAATPDRMWLGRQVALGQREFKLLENYHLKNRSYTSTTSFEAELSLITCNIAQAAPGKLLYDPFTGTGSFLVAAAYFGALCFGSDIDIRVLRGKDSKSIKTNFKQYGKGYLLGDVLTMDFTHDAFRKSLRMDTIVCDPPYGIREGVKVCGAKNEDRFVGKESVLVDGQLAHTRRDYIQPKKPYELDALLDDLLQFASERLPVGGRLCFWMPTENDAQQESRIPQHHNLELRYNLVQSFDKWARRLLCYVKRDDDYVGTTLTKDQRTVKNNFRVRYFQGFNKQPST; encoded by the coding sequence ATGGCAAAATGGTACCTGGTCTACTTAGCTCAGTCTCACCCAGGATTTCGGAAGGCTGAACTTGAATCTATAGCGGACTTGTTGGACATTGAAGCCAGTTTTGAGTCACATGACATGGATCATCCATTCATGACTGTGCTCTTGGAAGATGACGAGCAGGCTATGAAACTGGCCCAGAGAAGTATATTTGTCAGAGGCGTTTACGAATTATGGGGCGAAGGATCTGACTTAGATAGTCTGCATGCTGATGTAAAGTCCAAAAGTTCTCACTACTGGCCAGACTATATGACatgttctttcaaatttgaCCTTGTTGGATATCAAGGAAAGAGGAATAGAAAGGATCAAGTCCAACTATTTGAATCATTTGCATACTTGGCCTTTGAAGGTCCAATTAAAATGAAACAGCCTGATCAAATTTTCACTATATTGGAAGAGTATCATGTGGTTGGTAGGGAGCCTGCAGCTACTCCAGATAGAATGTGGTTGGGAAGGCAAGTAGCCCTTGGCCAACGAGAATTCAAACTTCTAGAGAattatcatttgaagaatcgCTCTTACACTTCGACCACATCGTTTGAAGCTGAGCTGTCCCTGATTACTTGTAATATCGCCCAGGCGGCACCAGGTAAGCTCTTATACGACCCTTTTACGGGTACGGGATCTTTCTTAGTGGCAGCAGCATACTTCGGAGCCCTTTGCTTTGGATCTGATATCGACATCCGTGTTCTCAGAGGTAAAGACAGTAAAAGCATCAAGACAAATTTTAAACAATATGGTAAGGGCTACCTTTTAGGGGACGTATTGACAATGGATTTTACTCATGATGCCTTCAGAAAATCTCTTCGTATGGACACAATTGTATGTGATCCTCCCTATGGAATCAGAGAAGGAGTTAAGGTCTGTGGAGCCAAAAATGAAGACAGATTCGTTGGCAAAGAATCCGTCCTGGTGGATGGTCAACTGGCCCACACCAGACGAGATTATATTCAACCTAAGAAACCTTATGAATTGGACGCTTTACTGGATGATCTTCTACAATTTGCATCTGAAAGATTGCCGGTAGGCGGACGGCTGTGCTTTTGGATGCCCACAGAGAATGACGCTCAACAAGAATCCCGCATCCCTCAGCACCACAACTTAGAATTACGTTACAACTTAGTGCAAAGCTTTGACAAATGGGCCCGTCGCCTACTGTGTTACGTCAAGAGGGATGATGATTATGTAGGGACTACATTGACCAAAGACCAAAGAACAGTGAAGAACAACTTCAGAGTCCGATACTTCCAAGGATTCAACAAACAACCTTCAACCTAA
- a CDS encoding Subunit of cleavage factor I translates to MSLEDDEALFDDIYGDEPQQKDAQEVVEKETKDETKSTSDGASQPLKDDDQKKPDSSATEASSKGPSAPVLSNTSTSQSDDTPLPPPPISNSTPSYNSAPAYPPYGQQQQHQQHQQHQQQPQQQQFQQPAVPFPPAKPAPDSVKADIYKSEQGKMFIGGLNWETTEETLRNYFGQFGDITDLTIMRDNATGRSRGFGFLTFTKTASVDEVLKKQHVLDGKLIDPKRAIPREEQDKTGKIFVGGIAAEVTEEDFTDYFSQFGTIIDAQLMIDKDTGRSRGFGFVTYDSPDAVDRVCANKYVPLKGRSMEIKRAEPRNQQQNQRTNANPYNPMGAMGGMPGMPGMGAPGQQAYYNGMSQEMMQQYYQQMQQYWMQMQQMQQQQQQQQGSDAAEGEGDSESYSDQPRDDDQVPNPQQERPQFPSGPKHSNRPPPRGPRSDRGGRRGGGRGRRGGAGGGGFHPYSR, encoded by the coding sequence ATGTCCttagaagatgatgaagctTTATTTGATGACATCTACGGTGATGAGCCACAACAGAAAGATGCTCAGGAAGTGGtagagaaagaaactaAGGACGAGACGAAGTCTACATCAGACGGGGCCAGCCAGCCTCTGAAAGATGACGACCAAAAGAAGCCAGATTCTTCGGCTACTGAAGCTTCGTCAAAGGGGCCCTCTGCCCCTGTGTTATCTAACACATCCACTAGTCAATCTGATGATACTCCACTCCCCCCTCCTCCTATAAGCAACTCGACACCTTCGTACAATAGCGCACCAGCCTATCCCCCGTATGgacagcaacagcagcacCAACAGCACCAACagcaccaacaacagcCACAACAGCAGCAGTTCCAACAGCCTGCAGTTCCTTTCCCTCCAGCAAAGCCCGCCCCAGACTCTGTCAAGGCTGACATTTACAAGAGTGAACAAGGTAAAATGTTCATAGGAGGTCTCAACTGGGAGACCACCGAAGAAACCTTGCGGAACTACTTTGGTCAGTTTGGTGATATCACGGATTTAACCATCATGCGTGACAATGCCACTGGTAGGTCTCGAGGTTTCGGATTCTTGACCTTTACTAAGACAGCATCCGTGGATGAAGTCTTGAAAAAGCAGCATGTACTGGATGGAAAACTTATTGACCCTAAGAGAGCGATTCCAAGAGAAGAGCAGGATAAAACTGGTAAGATCTTTGTAGGAGGTATTGCTGCTGAGGTAACAGAGGAAGACTTCACTGACTATTTCTCCCAGTTCGGTACTATTATTGACGCACAATTAATGATCGACAAGGATACTGGAAGATCCCGTGGATTTGGATTTGTTACTTATGACTCCCCAGACGCAGTTGATCGAGTCTGTGCTAATAAGTATGTTCCTCTGAAGGGACGTTCCATGGAAATTAAAAGAGCTGAGCCGAGAAACCAGCAACAAAACCAACGTACTAATGCAAATCCGTATAACCCTATGGGAGCCATGGGAGGAATGCCTGGAATGCCCGGAATGGGAGCGCCTGGACAGCAGGCATATTACAATGGTATGTCTCAGGAGATGATGCAACAGTATTATCAACAGATGCAACAGTATTGGATGCAAATGCAACAAAtgcaacagcagcaacagcaacagcaagGTAGCGATGCTGCAGAAGGTGAAGGTGATTCCGAGTCTTATTCAGACCAGCCTCGTGATGATGACCAGGTTCCTAATCCGCAACAGGAGAGACCTCAATTCCCTTCAGGTCCTAAACATTCAAATCGTCCCCCACCACGTGGACCTCGTTCTGACCGTGGTGGAAGACGTGGAGGAGGCCGTGGAAGAAGAGGCGGTGCAGGAGGAGGAGGATTCCACCCCTACAGTCGTTAG